Within the Ensifer adhaerens genome, the region TCGAACGCATCCGGGATTTCCTGAAGCCCCCGAGCGGCGGCTTTCGCGCCGCGCTGAGCGGCATCAAGGCGGTCTCGGCAATCGATCCGTTGACGGTGGTCATTGAGACCAACGGTGCCGCTCCTAACTTGCCACTCACCTTCTCCTCGATCTTCCTGATGAACAAGCCGGTGGATGGTTTTGAGACGACAGAGGCGCTTAATTCCGGAACGCCGCCGGTTGGTACCGGACCCTACCGGTTCGAAAGCTGGAGCTCCGGCGAAAGCCTGAGGTTGAGCCGCAACGACGCCTATTGGGGCGGCAAGCCCGCCTGGCTGAAGGTCGGGTTCCGGGTGATCGAGAGCCCGGCTGCCCGTGTGGCGGCGCTCAGCACCGGTGAGGTCGATGTCGCCGACGCCATTCCCGCCCGCGATGTCGATGCCTTGAAGCAGCGCGGCGCCTGGATTGCAAGCGTCGGTGCCGCCCGCATCAACTTCGTGCAGTTCGATGTGGCCCGCGACACCTTGCCCGGTGTGACCGACAAGGCGGGAGCGCCGATCGCCAACCCGTTCAAGAACCCGCTCGTCCGCCGTGCGCTGGCGCTGGCAACCGATCGCGGTATTCTCGTCGACAAGATCCTCGCCGGTTATGGCACCGCCGCATCGCAGGTGTTTCCGACCGGCCTGCCGGGCACGTCGGCCAAGTTGCTGCCCGAGGCGCCGGACTATGAGCAGGCCAAGGCGCTGCTTGCCAAGGCCGGACATCCTGACGGGTTCAATCTGGTGCTTGCCGGTCCGGCCGGCCGTTATCCCGGCGACGCCGAGAGCCTGCAGGCAATCGCCCAAAGCTGGGCCCGGATCGGTATCAATGCCCAACCATCGGCAGCCCCGTTCTCGGTGTTCAACACCAAACGCGCTGCCGGCGACTATGCCATCTGGTATGGCGGCACCTCCGGCGAGGCCGTCCACATCATCCTTCGCGCCCTGCTCGCCTCGCCGAACCCCGAACGCGGAACCGGAGCGCTGAACTTCGGCAAGTACCAGAACCCCGCATTCGACGAGATGCTGGCCAAGGCCGAGAGCATTGCGGTCGGTCCGGAACGGAATGCCGCATTGAGTTCGGCAACCGAGCTGGTGATGGCCGACCAGCCAATCATCCCGCTCTACCACTTCCACCATATCGTCGGTTACGGCCCGCGCATCGGCGCCTACGTCATGCATCCGCGCGGCTGGACGACGGCGATGCAGACGATCGCTGCAACGGAGTAAGCTTGAATGGATATGATCTCGGTCGCACTCGGAAGGCTGTCACAGGCCTTCCTGCTGCTCATCGCCATGTCGTTGATCGGCTTTATCGGCATCCACACCGTCGGCAATCCGGTCTTCAACGTCGTCAACATCGAAACCGCCACGCCCGAGGACATTCAGGCGGCAACCATCGCGCTCGGTCTCGACCAGCCGATCTGGCGGCAGTACCTGGTGTTCATCGGCAATGTCGTCAGCGGCAACTTCGGCACCTCCTACATCTACCATCAGCCGGCCTTTACGCTGGTGATGAGCAAACTGCCGGCGACACTTGAGCTGGCCTCGATCGCCATGCTGATCGCAGCCCCGCTCGGTACCGGGCTCGGTCTTCTCGCCGGTCGCCGCAGCGGCACGCTGTTCGACCGGACGCTGCTGAACGTTAGCGTCTCGGCGCTCAGCATTCCCTCATTCTGGCTGGCAATGATGCTGATCCTCGTCGGCGCCATCCTCACCGGCTGGTTTCCCTCCGGTGGCCGGGGGGCAACGGTGCGTATCCTCGGTGAGGACTGGAGCTGGCTCACCGCCAACGGATTGTGGCACCTGGTGCTGCCGGCACTGGCGCTCGCCATTCCCAACATCGCGTTGATCGCGCGGCTGTCGCGCTCCGGCACGATAGAGGTCGAGAGCCAGGACTTCACTCGCTTCTGCCGCGCCAAGGGGCTGTCGTCACGACGGATCCTGATGCGCCACACGCTGCCGAACATCAGCGTGCCGATCGTGACGATCATCGGCCTGCAGTTCGGCGGCATGCTCGCCTTTGCCGTGGTGGTGGAATCGATCTTCTCGTGGCCGGGCGTCGGCAAGCTTCTGATCGACTCCATCCAGCTGCTCGACCGCCCGGTGGTGATGGTGACGCTCACCTTCATCGCCGTCGCCTTCGTCGTGCTCAACGCCCTCGTCGATCTTTTCTATGCCGTGCTCGATCCGCGCGTGCGCCTGTCTTCCTGAAGGAGACCGTCATGAAAGCCCAAATCCTGAGCGCACTTAAGAAGCGCCGACACGGACCGGTCATGACCGTGTCCAAAGTACTGCTCGTCAGCTACGTCCTCGTTGCCATCGCCGCACCGCTGATCGCACCTCAGAACCCCTATGATCCGCTGCAGATCTTTGGCTGGGAGGCATCGTCGCCGCCCGGAACACTGGGTAGCGGTGGCTATCTCTATCTGCTTGGAACTGACGGGCTTGGCCGCGATATTGTCAGCACCATCCTCTATGGCCTGCGCATCAGCCTGGTCGTGTCGATCGTCAGCTCCGCGCTTGCCGCCCTGATCGGGCTCACCGCCGGGGTCAGTGCTGCCTACTTCGGCAAATGGGTCGATGTCGTCATCATGCGGCTCGTCGACCTGCAGCTCAGCCTGCCGACCATCCTGATTGCGTTGATTGCCATCGTCACGCTTGGACCGGGCATCGACCGGATCATCCTGGCGCTGATCATCGCCCAATGGGCGACCTATGCGCGGATCGCTCGTGGCGTCGCGCTGAGCGAAGTC harbors:
- a CDS encoding ABC transporter permease, with amino-acid sequence MKAQILSALKKRRHGPVMTVSKVLLVSYVLVAIAAPLIAPQNPYDPLQIFGWEASSPPGTLGSGGYLYLLGTDGLGRDIVSTILYGLRISLVVSIVSSALAALIGLTAGVSAAYFGKWVDVVIMRLVDLQLSLPTILIALIAIVTLGPGIDRIILALIIAQWATYARIARGVALSEVKKPYMDAARLMRLPTSRILFRHLLPNSIAPAITLIPIEVGHAVALEATLSFLGLGVPIDKPSLGAAVANGFQYLMTGQYWISLFPGLALFGLIASINLVGEDVRRSLDPRNQTR
- a CDS encoding ABC transporter substrate-binding protein, which produces MKLGSPFRPRRLTAFLLSVALGASLMSTPARAQEQGELRIATSYKLMTLDPHYANLNENTSLLSHIYERLVYQDEGLELKPGLATSWRALSDTRWEFKLRDGVRFHDGSVFDAEDVVYSIERIRDFLKPPSGGFRAALSGIKAVSAIDPLTVVIETNGAAPNLPLTFSSIFLMNKPVDGFETTEALNSGTPPVGTGPYRFESWSSGESLRLSRNDAYWGGKPAWLKVGFRVIESPAARVAALSTGEVDVADAIPARDVDALKQRGAWIASVGAARINFVQFDVARDTLPGVTDKAGAPIANPFKNPLVRRALALATDRGILVDKILAGYGTAASQVFPTGLPGTSAKLLPEAPDYEQAKALLAKAGHPDGFNLVLAGPAGRYPGDAESLQAIAQSWARIGINAQPSAAPFSVFNTKRAAGDYAIWYGGTSGEAVHIILRALLASPNPERGTGALNFGKYQNPAFDEMLAKAESIAVGPERNAALSSATELVMADQPIIPLYHFHHIVGYGPRIGAYVMHPRGWTTAMQTIAATE
- a CDS encoding ABC transporter permease, yielding MDMISVALGRLSQAFLLLIAMSLIGFIGIHTVGNPVFNVVNIETATPEDIQAATIALGLDQPIWRQYLVFIGNVVSGNFGTSYIYHQPAFTLVMSKLPATLELASIAMLIAAPLGTGLGLLAGRRSGTLFDRTLLNVSVSALSIPSFWLAMMLILVGAILTGWFPSGGRGATVRILGEDWSWLTANGLWHLVLPALALAIPNIALIARLSRSGTIEVESQDFTRFCRAKGLSSRRILMRHTLPNISVPIVTIIGLQFGGMLAFAVVVESIFSWPGVGKLLIDSIQLLDRPVVMVTLTFIAVAFVVLNALVDLFYAVLDPRVRLSS